aaccctacagcaccccagccaaatggccaAATCCTTCTTATACTTGACAAATTCAAATCCTTCTTATACTTGACAAATTCAAAAAAGGAATCACTTTAGACTGATTCATGATGGCAAGTGGAATTCAttcagaaatagaaacatagaagtctgacggcagaaaaagaccccatggtccatctagtctgcccttatactattttctgtattttatcttaggatggatatatgtttatcccaggcatgtttaaattcagttactgtggatttatctaccacgtctgctggaagtttgttccaaggatccactactctttcagtaaaataatattttctcatgttgcttttgatctttcccccaactaacctcagattgtgtccccttgttcttgtgttcactttcctattaaaaacactttcctcctggaccttatttaaccctttaatatatttaaatgtttcgatcatgtccccccttttccttctgtcctccagactatacagattgagttcattaagtctttcctgatacgttttatacttaagaccttccaccattcttgtagcccgtctttggacccgttcaattttgtcaatatctttttgtaggtgaggtctccagaactgaacacagtattccaaatgtggtctcaccagcattctatatagcaggatcataatctccctcttcctgcttgttatacctctagctatgcagccaagcatcctacttgctttccctactgcctgactgcactgttcacccgttttgagactgtcagaaatcactacgcctaaatccttttcttttgaagtatttgctaacacagaatagcCTATGTATTGCATTTCTTTGCATCTGATGCAGTCTCCAGACAACATAAACCATGACTAAATTCTTGCTGTATAGAGAATTATTCCAGACTTGAGATAAGTTAATAGCAACCATGGAAGAGACTTAGGAATCATAGCCCTTAAAAGATCAGGAAAGGAGTGATTAAGGTAATGACTGAAATGGCAAAAGGATGAATGAGAAACAAAGCATTctcaaaagagaaatgaaaatcaGACACAGCATTGTTTTGGGGATTGTGCCCCCTGGCTCTTCCAAGACTATTAGCCAAAGCTACTCCTTCTCCATATTTGAACTCACTTTTAATCTCCAGTATTGTAGCTCCCTCTGGTTTATTATTATAGTAGCTGCCTGCAGTTGTGAGAACGGTCAAGCGGGGGTACATCTCCATGCATTTTTCATTTGCCACCTGTGTCACCACTTTTGCTTCCAATTCATCTTCAGTTTGGTTTCCAGTGGGCTTGACATATTCCCCTACGGTGACATTTACACACTCATTCAGGAAAACATCTCTTGAAATTGGCTGGCTAGAATTTGGGTGGTAAACATGGGTGGCAAAACGGTGACGGTTTTCATTCCACCAACGTTCTTCCTCACTGTCATTAAAACGAAAAAACATCTTGACTATGGGGCTGCCTAAGATGTAGCTCTCGGAGTCTTCCACTGGAGCATTTGTAACAGTTTCCCCCACATATTTCACTTCATCACCCTTTGGCTTTGAGTCCGCTGGGTTGCCGTCATGAGGTCTGGAATTGCCTCCTTGTGAAGAACTGAACAAAGTATGAAAGCCTTGATTAGCTTCTGCAAACTCATTTGCAGCTTCAATCATATCCTTCAACTTGAGCAGTGGAGGAGGTGCTGCGTTTTGGAGGTTGTCCCAAAATGATGGAAGATTTCCTGGTTTTGCAAGGATGAATGGATATCCTTGACGGTTGTCCCCTGGAGTAGGTGGAGGAGGTACTGCGTTTCGGACGTTGTCCAAAAATGATGTAAAATTTTCTAGATTTCCGAAGAGGAATGGATATGATGGGTTTTGAGGGCTGTCCCGTGGAGGAGGTGCTGCGTTTCGGAGGTTGTCCCAAAATGATGAACGATCTCCTGGTTTTCCGAAGATGAATGGATATTCTCGACGGTTGTCCCCTGGAGTAGGTGGAGGAGGTACTGCGTTTCGGACGTTGTCCAAAAATGATGTAAAATTTTCTAGATTTCCGAAGAGGAATGGATATGATGGGTTTTGAGGGCTGTCCCATGGAGGAGGTGCTGCGTTTCGGAGGTTGTCCCAAAATGTTGAACGATCTCCTGGTTTTCCGAAGATGAATGGATATCCTTGACGGTTGTCCCCTGGAGTAGGTGGAGGAGGTACTGCGTTTCGGACGTTGTCCAAAAATGATGTAAAATTTTCTAGATTTCCGAAGAGGAATGGATATGATGGGTTTTGAGGGCTGTCCCGTGGAGGAGGTGCTGCGTTTCGGAGGTTGTCCCAAAATGATGAACGATCTCCTGGTTTTCCGAAGATGAATGGATATCCTTGACGGTTGTCCCCTGGAGTAGGTGGAGGAGGTACTGCGTTTCGGACGTTGTCCAAAAATGATGTAAAATTTTCTAGATTTCCGAAGAGGAATGGATATGATGGGTTTTGAGGGCTGTCCCGTGGAGGAGGTGCTGCGTTTCGGAGTTTGTCCCAAAATGATGAAAGATCTCCTGGTTTTCCAAAGATGAATGGATATCCTTGACGGTTGTCCCgtggagaaggtggaggaggtaCTGCGTTTCGGGGCTTGAATGAATATGAGTAAGCAGGCTTATTCACACGAAGATTCCCTGTCTTAAAAGCTCTATTTCGGAATAAGCGTCCTAGATTTCGAAAGGGGAAGCGTACTCTGGAGGCAATTTTCTCAGTCTGGAGCAAAATGAGGAGAATCACAATTGAACCGGTCAACAGGAATTTTCCCATGATGACAATTCTGCAAGATAAAATGGGGAAGACATCACGTTTGAGAGAAGTATGACACAAATGACACAAACTTATCAAGGAGAGCAGTCCCAATGGTGCTTTGTTCCTGgttctaaaaaaatttaaattagttCACCCTCATTTGGTGGCGGGACTGAatgaatgttgttgggtggcaGGAGCACATTTCACTGTGCAATGTTTTGTGTTCTGTGTATTCTTTTAtatcataaaaaaaaaatcaattacaggtaaatatttttttttttaatagtttgagAGACATGCAAGTATGACACAAATGAGACAAATTTATCAAAGAGAGCAGTCCCaacggtgctttttcaagaggcgactgaactttctgggttttctttgaagacatttcacttctcatccaagacgttTCTTCAActatgactggatggtggggtatGGAGGGATTTATACttgttgcagacagctggtcacttCTTTTAGCAAGTCATTAAGGCCAGCTGGAGgcttatctgtgtcatcaggatCTCTTGAGGTGTACAAATTGGTGTGGAGCCTTGTTAAAATTTGTTGTTGTACAAGTTCTAAGAAGGTTGTGTAGATTGGAGATAAAATCTGGTAGATTGGAGACAGATGATGTCATATCTCCCCCCCTCCCGCGCTGTTGAGAAAGGGCTGTTCAAGTTTGACATAAATGGATTCTTTTTCAAACCAGTaatcctctctgtccaaaatatggACTTTGTTGTTTTCAAGAGAATGTATTTTAAATACAGATGGacatgaaaaagcacctttgggacaaccatgacctggatgactgagaatctgtaTAGACATCAAGGAGAGCAGTGTTTTCCCCAAAGTTATTCCTTATTCATGTATAATGAGCAGTCAAGAGAAACTGTAAATCCTCTTGTCTCCTTAATCAATTAGAAGGAATTTACTAAAATCCCATGACAATTACATACTTCTGGAATCACATGAAATTTGCAAAAAAAGATTAAATAGTTACACAACTGGGGCAAAAAATAAAAGTTCAGGTAAACctaattcttaaatattttatcCTTGTAGGAGGGGGGCTCGCACCCTACCGCACAATCCTTACATTTACTTCAATGTAACACATATGCTTTTCCCCATAGCCCAAGATTCAATGGAAACGTAAGAGTTCAAACTGCAAACCCAGCTTGACAAGgataaatcacttctgaaaatcttgccaaggaaaATAGGGAGATTTACTCTAAGCTGTCACCAGGTTCCTTTTCAAACTAAGACTTCCCATTATCCTTCATAACACTTTAAACTAGTCTGCAAATTTAATACAGAACATTTGACCATAATGGAGAAGGCTATATCAGATGGTGGACAAACATGGTCTTTATTTCCCAtcatgactgggtgggtgtggccaactcaatgtcactcccaTGGAGGGGCACCTCACCTGGCCTCTCTTCACCTCTACCCCTCCTAGCCACTCCTTGCCTCATCTTGCACCTTATGGTGAGTGAGGAAGTCACCTTTCCCTTGATTTTAGCCAAAAAGATGAGTGTATATTTGTGTATATTTTTATGTAAGTAAGCTTATATTATTCATTTGTAAATTTCTCTCTGAACTCCTGGAAGGCCCAACCa
The nucleotide sequence above comes from Erythrolamprus reginae isolate rEryReg1 chromosome 12, rEryReg1.hap1, whole genome shotgun sequence. Encoded proteins:
- the LOC139174743 gene encoding uncharacterized protein, whose protein sequence is MGKFLLTGSIVILLILLQTEKIASRVRFPFRNLGRLFRNRAFKTGNLRVNKPAYSYSFKPRNAVPPPPSPRDNRQGYPFIFGKPGDLSSFWDKLRNAAPPPRDSPQNPSYPFLFGNLENFTSFLDNVRNAVPPPPTPGDNRQGYPFIFGKPGDRSSFWDNLRNAAPPPRDSPQNPSYPFLFGNLENFTSFLDNVRNAVPPPPTPGDNRQGYPFIFGKPGDRSTFWDNLRNAAPPPWDSPQNPSYPFLFGNLENFTSFLDNVRNAVPPPPTPGDNRREYPFIFGKPGDRSSFWDNLRNAAPPPRDSPQNPSYPFLFGNLENFTSFLDNVRNAVPPPPTPGDNRQGYPFILAKPGNLPSFWDNLQNAAPPPLLKLKDMIEAANEFAEANQGFHTLFSSSQGGNSRPHDGNPADSKPKGDEVKYVGETVTNAPVEDSESYILGSPIVKMFFRFNDSEEERWWNENRHRFATHVYHPNSSQPISRDVFLNECVNVTVGEYVKPTGNQTEDELEAKVVTQVANEKCMEMYPRLTVLTTAGSYYNNKPEGATILEIKRFSKEVSSRKEKAV